A stretch of the Streptosporangium sp. NBC_01755 genome encodes the following:
- a CDS encoding SDR family oxidoreductase, producing the protein MKIVVIGGTGLIGSKLVTKLGEHGHEAVAASPRTGVNTLTGEGLAEALAGAQVVIDVSNSPSFEDAAVLEFFETSTRNLLAAEASAGVGHHVALSVVGTERLPESGYFRAKIAQEKLIEDSSIPYSIVHATQFFEFARSIADAATDGGTVRMAPVLFQPIAGDEVAQVVGRVSVGSPLNGRVEVAGPERFRMDEFFTEALAAWEDPREVVTDPHARYFGAELGEGTLVPDGDAILGGTRYGDWPGRTTTGR; encoded by the coding sequence ATGAAGATCGTGGTAATCGGCGGCACCGGCCTGATCGGGTCGAAGCTCGTGACGAAACTCGGCGAGCACGGCCACGAGGCGGTGGCGGCATCACCGCGCACCGGCGTCAACACCCTCACCGGCGAAGGACTCGCCGAGGCGCTGGCCGGGGCGCAGGTGGTGATCGACGTGTCGAACTCCCCGTCCTTCGAGGACGCCGCGGTACTGGAGTTCTTCGAGACCTCCACCCGCAACCTGCTCGCCGCGGAGGCGTCGGCAGGCGTCGGCCACCACGTCGCGCTGTCGGTGGTGGGGACTGAGCGGCTGCCCGAGAGCGGCTACTTCCGGGCGAAGATCGCGCAGGAGAAGCTGATCGAGGACTCCTCGATCCCGTACTCGATCGTGCACGCGACGCAGTTCTTCGAGTTCGCCCGGAGCATCGCCGACGCGGCCACCGACGGCGGCACGGTTCGGATGGCACCCGTGCTCTTCCAGCCCATCGCGGGTGACGAGGTCGCCCAGGTGGTCGGCAGGGTCTCGGTGGGGTCGCCGTTGAACGGGAGGGTCGAGGTCGCCGGGCCCGAGCGGTTCCGGATGGACGAGTTCTTCACCGAGGCCCTGGCCGCCTGGGAGGATCCGCGTGAGGTGGTCACCGACCCGCACGCGCGCTACTTCGGAGCCGAGCTGGGCGAGGGGACCCTGGTGCCGGACGGCGACGCGATTCTCGGCGGGACCCGGTACGGTGACTGGCCGGGCCGGACCACGACCGGGAGGTAG
- a CDS encoding VOC family protein encodes MEVLSSRILLRPADPDRSRRFYRDVLGLAVYREFGPPDDPGVVFFLGQGFLEVSGRSEGASGQAVGIWLQVRDVRAEHERLAALGVQVTREPRQEPWGLVEMWVEDPDGTSVVLVEVPDDHPLRRDQRPS; translated from the coding sequence ATGGAAGTCCTCAGCAGCCGGATTCTCCTCCGCCCCGCCGACCCCGACCGCAGCCGCCGGTTCTACCGCGACGTGCTGGGCCTCGCGGTCTACCGCGAGTTCGGGCCGCCCGACGATCCGGGGGTGGTGTTCTTCCTCGGCCAGGGATTCCTGGAGGTCTCCGGGCGCTCCGAGGGCGCGTCCGGCCAGGCGGTCGGAATATGGCTCCAGGTCCGCGATGTCCGGGCCGAGCACGAACGGCTGGCCGCCCTGGGAGTCCAGGTGACCCGGGAGCCGCGGCAGGAGCCGTGGGGGCTCGTCGAGATGTGGGTCGAGGACCCCGACGGGACATCCGTCGTCCTCGTCGAGGTCCCCGATGACCACCCGCTCAGGCGCGACCAGCGGCCGTCCTGA
- a CDS encoding polymorphic toxin-type HINT domain-containing protein: protein MPRAAPTEKPIEQIKVGDKVIATDPETGATTAKPVIALITSQGAKNLVQITVDTDGDKGTATGMVITTDQHPFWVSEQRDWVQATQLKPEAWVRTSAGTQLQAVEVAKWTTGHQRVHNLTVSDFHTYYVATGERTVATGAGAVVLRTAAGRA from the coding sequence ATCCCACGGGCTGCGCCCACCGAAAAACCCATCGAACAGATCAAGGTCGGCGACAAGGTCATCGCCACCGACCCCGAGACCGGCGCCACAACGGCGAAACCCGTCATCGCACTCATCACCAGCCAGGGCGCCAAGAACCTCGTGCAGATCACCGTCGACACCGACGGCGACAAGGGCACCGCCACCGGCATGGTCATCACGACCGACCAGCACCCCTTCTGGGTCAGCGAGCAACGAGACTGGGTACAGGCTACTCAGCTCAAGCCTGAGGCCTGGGTTCGGACCAGTGCTGGAACCCAACTCCAGGCCGTGGAGGTCGCGAAGTGGACCACTGGCCACCAGCGTGTCCACAATCTTACGGTCAGCGACTTCCACACCTACTATGTGGCAACAGGGGAGAGGACGGTCGCCACCGGGGCCGGGGCGGTCGTGCTCAGGACGGCCGCTGGTCGCGCCTGA
- a CDS encoding ABC transporter permease, with amino-acid sequence MNATTRITPAPATTTPATATPTTGEVDNRSAYLSFTLAYLLGHGGAALSKGADPLLSLPGWLPITLLGAGIVTGVIQSMSASIRAQRGAGKSEALAGQLAGFSWVTGFVALFLAITGLTTAYDTPELQSVLWAAGSVLVVGLIYLAEGAVHRNMLHYGLGTWLALIAAASLFLDAPGLYAVLAIAGGGGYAVAAVLERRRLAL; translated from the coding sequence ATGAACGCCACCACCCGCATCACGCCGGCTCCCGCCACCACGACCCCCGCCACCGCGACCCCCACCACGGGCGAGGTCGACAACCGCTCCGCCTACCTCAGCTTCACGCTGGCCTACCTGCTCGGACACGGTGGGGCCGCGCTCTCCAAGGGCGCCGACCCGCTGCTCTCCCTGCCCGGCTGGCTGCCCATCACACTGCTCGGCGCCGGCATCGTGACCGGCGTGATCCAGAGCATGAGCGCGAGCATCCGCGCCCAGCGCGGCGCCGGCAAGTCCGAAGCGCTCGCCGGCCAGCTGGCCGGCTTCTCCTGGGTCACCGGCTTCGTCGCCCTGTTCCTGGCCATCACCGGCCTGACCACCGCCTACGACACACCCGAACTGCAAAGCGTGCTCTGGGCCGCCGGCTCCGTCCTCGTGGTCGGCCTGATCTACCTCGCCGAGGGCGCCGTGCACCGCAACATGCTGCACTACGGCCTGGGCACCTGGCTCGCCCTGATCGCGGCCGCCTCCCTCTTCCTCGACGCGCCCGGCCTTTATGCGGTGCTGGCCATCGCGGGCGGCGGCGGCTACGCCGTGGCCGCGGTCCTGGAACGCCGTCGCCTGGCCCTCTAG
- a CDS encoding TetR/AcrR family transcriptional regulator, whose amino-acid sequence MRADILTAATGLLDRGGERAVTLRAVAREAGIATSSIYPHFPDQPALLLAVVAAAFADLARRLEAAITDDDAPQRLYAAGHAYLDFAAAHPRRYRAMFGSTRPPIDLDALILRLLADLLTDCAAAGHSTSTDPGADTIALWLGLHGLAHQHTVTRTFSWTAQLVPHVVASLAHLTPNRPPQ is encoded by the coding sequence CTGCGGGCCGACATCCTGACCGCGGCCACCGGCCTGCTCGACCGGGGTGGCGAGCGCGCCGTGACCCTGCGGGCCGTGGCCCGCGAGGCCGGGATCGCCACCTCCTCGATCTACCCGCACTTCCCCGACCAGCCGGCCCTCCTGCTCGCCGTGGTCGCTGCGGCCTTCGCTGACCTGGCCCGCCGCCTTGAGGCGGCCATCACAGACGATGACGCCCCACAGCGCCTGTACGCCGCCGGCCACGCCTACCTCGACTTCGCCGCCGCCCACCCCCGCCGCTACCGCGCCATGTTCGGCTCGACCCGCCCTCCGATCGACCTCGACGCGCTCATCCTGCGGCTTTTGGCCGACCTCCTCACCGACTGCGCCGCCGCCGGGCACTCGACCAGCACCGACCCCGGTGCCGACACGATCGCGCTGTGGCTGGGCCTGCACGGCCTGGCCCACCAGCACACCGTGACCCGCACCTTCTCCTGGACAGCCCAGCTCGTGCCGCATGTCGTGGCCTCGCTGGCACACCTCACCCCGAACCGCCCACCCCAGTAG
- a CDS encoding medium chain dehydrogenase/reductase family protein encodes MNSTVATHTTEIVLPGIVDPDGLQTRTRDLPPPTKGQVLLRMDATGVSFAEQQMRLGKYYDQPPFPFVPGYDVVGTVTATGPGVDPTLTGHRFAAVIKTGGWASHLLVEAADLVPVPDEVDAAAAETVAVNGVTAWQMLHRTAKVRSGGTIVVLGANGGVGSILVQLARHAGITVIGTAAARHHQSVRELGATPVDYRHPNMYEQIRNLAPEGVDAVFDHVGGPGLVQSWQLLCKGGTLVNYGTASSKNDKGNAALPVLKLFARLLVWNYLPNGKSAHFYNFWAGRRRLAAFRRRLSSDLTQVLHLVATGAVTPQIAARLPLADAAAALALAESRTVLGKVVIVPGP; translated from the coding sequence ATGAACAGCACCGTCGCCACCCACACCACGGAAATCGTCCTGCCCGGCATAGTCGACCCAGACGGCCTGCAAACCCGGACCCGCGACCTTCCGCCCCCCACCAAAGGACAGGTCCTCCTGCGCATGGACGCCACCGGCGTCTCCTTCGCCGAGCAGCAGATGCGCCTGGGCAAGTACTACGACCAGCCGCCCTTCCCGTTCGTACCGGGCTACGACGTGGTGGGCACGGTCACCGCCACCGGCCCCGGCGTGGACCCCACGCTGACAGGCCACCGCTTCGCCGCCGTCATCAAGACCGGCGGATGGGCCAGCCACCTGCTCGTCGAAGCCGCAGACCTGGTACCGGTACCAGACGAGGTGGACGCGGCAGCCGCGGAGACCGTGGCCGTCAACGGCGTCACCGCCTGGCAGATGCTGCACCGCACGGCCAAGGTCCGCTCCGGCGGGACCATCGTGGTACTGGGGGCCAACGGCGGTGTCGGCTCCATCCTCGTCCAACTGGCCCGCCACGCCGGGATCACGGTGATCGGCACGGCCGCGGCACGCCACCACCAGAGCGTGCGCGAACTGGGCGCCACCCCCGTCGACTACCGCCACCCGAACATGTACGAACAGATCCGCAACCTCGCCCCCGAAGGCGTGGACGCGGTCTTCGACCACGTCGGCGGACCCGGGCTGGTGCAGTCATGGCAGCTGCTGTGCAAAGGCGGCACACTGGTCAACTACGGCACGGCCTCCAGCAAGAACGACAAGGGCAACGCCGCCCTGCCGGTACTCAAACTGTTCGCACGACTGCTGGTATGGAACTACCTGCCCAACGGCAAAAGCGCACACTTCTACAACTTCTGGGCCGGCCGGCGCCGCCTGGCCGCCTTCCGCCGCCGGCTGAGCAGCGACCTCACCCAGGTACTGCACCTGGTGGCCACCGGCGCCGTGACCCCGCAGATCGCCGCACGCCTCCCGCTCGCCGACGCAGCCGCCGCCCTGGCGCTCGCCGAGTCCCGGACCGTCCTGGGCAAGGTCGTCATCGTCCCCGGACCGTGA
- a CDS encoding TetR/AcrR family transcriptional regulator has protein sequence MKNIEPAQSATPGPTRRRNRRGEGSKLRDEIIAATVELLDEEGDERAITLRSVARRIGIAAPSIYPHFPDQPAIMLAVVRQEYDQLATALRAAATGGGPDPRQRLLAACRAYLDLAQTHPGRYRIMFGGLWLPNLSEGSVTEEDMIGLGMEALQVFIDALDDCVSAGQATSTDLFSDAVALWLGLHGLAHQRAVLRSFPWPENIAERIIGALAHLKDT, from the coding sequence GTGAAGAACATCGAACCGGCGCAGTCGGCCACCCCGGGACCCACCCGAAGGCGCAACCGCCGCGGCGAGGGGAGCAAGCTCCGCGACGAGATCATCGCCGCCACGGTGGAACTGCTCGACGAGGAAGGCGACGAACGCGCCATCACACTGCGCTCGGTCGCCCGCCGGATCGGGATCGCCGCCCCCTCGATCTACCCGCACTTCCCCGACCAGCCGGCCATCATGCTGGCCGTCGTGCGCCAGGAGTACGACCAGCTCGCCACAGCCCTGCGCGCGGCCGCGACGGGCGGTGGCCCAGACCCCCGGCAACGGCTGCTCGCCGCCTGCCGCGCCTACCTCGACCTGGCCCAGACCCATCCCGGGCGCTACCGCATCATGTTCGGCGGCCTGTGGTTGCCGAACCTGAGCGAAGGCTCGGTCACCGAAGAGGACATGATCGGGCTGGGTATGGAGGCCCTGCAGGTCTTCATCGACGCCCTCGACGACTGCGTCAGCGCGGGTCAGGCCACCAGCACCGATCTCTTCAGCGACGCGGTCGCGCTGTGGCTGGGCCTGCACGGCCTGGCCCACCAACGCGCCGTGCTGCGCTCCTTCCCATGGCCGGAGAACATCGCCGAACGCATCATCGGCGCGCTGGCACACCTCAAGGACACCTGA
- a CDS encoding restriction endonuclease, with translation MTRRRTPARRRPRRRKDNADWLLWLVAVVFLLAVAGWLIDLVVANWPLIIGLTVVLVAGLVGLLVLRQRTIDARQREWLRDNAHLERVDQMTGVQFESLVEALLRRDGFHKVRRVGGSGDGGVDVIGTAPTGDLFVVQCKRWAKSVGSPEVRNLLGALHAYPGHRGVLVATTRFTAPAKQCAVGTDLLLIDREQLAAWLNGAAALAPPASATGGLWPPRHQR, from the coding sequence ATGACCCGACGACGTACACCGGCCAGACGAAGACCCCGCCGCCGCAAGGACAACGCGGACTGGCTGCTCTGGCTGGTCGCCGTCGTCTTCCTCCTGGCGGTCGCAGGCTGGCTCATCGACCTGGTCGTCGCCAACTGGCCACTGATCATCGGCCTTACGGTCGTGCTGGTGGCGGGGCTGGTCGGCCTGCTCGTGCTCCGGCAGCGAACGATCGACGCCCGGCAGCGGGAATGGCTGAGAGACAACGCCCACCTCGAACGCGTCGACCAGATGACCGGCGTTCAGTTCGAGTCACTCGTCGAGGCACTGCTTCGGCGGGACGGGTTCCACAAGGTCCGCAGGGTCGGCGGCAGCGGTGACGGCGGTGTCGACGTCATCGGGACCGCTCCCACCGGCGACCTCTTCGTCGTTCAGTGCAAGCGCTGGGCCAAATCCGTCGGCTCGCCCGAGGTCCGAAACCTCCTCGGTGCCCTCCATGCCTATCCCGGGCACCGAGGTGTTCTCGTCGCCACGACGCGCTTCACCGCTCCGGCCAAACAGTGTGCGGTGGGAACGGACCTGCTGCTGATCGACCGAGAGCAACTCGCCGCCTGGCTGAACGGAGCCGCTGCCCTTGCTCCGCCGGCGAGCGCGACCGGCGGCTTATGGCCTCCGCGACACCAACGCTGA
- a CDS encoding UDP-glucose dehydrogenase family protein — translation MRVSVIGCGHLGAPHATAMAEIGHEVIGVELDPDKCEALGNGIAPFFEEGFEDLLIRHTSSGRLRFTADLREAVDFADLHFITVGTPLREDGHGYDMAQVIDAMRSLVPLLSRPATIVGKSTVTVGTVERLQKIIDTDARISSVELVWNPEFLREGHAVQDSLFPDRIVVGLTSPQARKAVEEVYAPILDHGVAVILTDPPTAEVIKSAANAFLTTKISFINAIAEVCEFVGADVNTVAHAIGADRRIGHEGMRPGIGYGGGCLPKDVAAFTHRVGELGARNAYGLLMAVESINADRIPAAIRLIEKAHGGPIDGCTIAFLGAAFKAGTSDVRDSPALRLAGKLAERGATPVVYDPEAIAAARELHPELGYADTAEQAIADADLVVLATEWPEFTADPKLPADTADLVRRRVLVDVRNAVESGPWLAAGWEVWQLGSRPQRP, via the coding sequence ATGCGAGTTTCCGTGATCGGGTGCGGCCATCTTGGCGCTCCACACGCCACCGCGATGGCCGAGATCGGCCATGAGGTGATCGGTGTCGAGTTGGACCCGGACAAGTGCGAGGCCCTGGGCAACGGCATCGCCCCCTTTTTCGAGGAGGGCTTCGAGGACCTTCTGATCCGGCACACCTCCTCCGGCCGACTCCGCTTCACCGCCGACCTGCGGGAGGCCGTGGACTTCGCCGACCTGCACTTCATCACGGTCGGCACCCCGCTGCGCGAAGACGGCCACGGCTACGACATGGCCCAGGTGATCGACGCGATGCGGTCGCTGGTCCCGCTGCTGAGCAGGCCGGCCACGATCGTCGGCAAGAGCACGGTGACGGTCGGCACCGTCGAACGGCTCCAGAAGATCATCGACACTGATGCGCGGATCTCGAGCGTGGAGTTGGTCTGGAACCCGGAGTTCCTGCGCGAGGGCCATGCCGTGCAGGACTCACTGTTCCCCGACCGGATCGTGGTCGGCCTGACCTCCCCGCAGGCCCGCAAGGCGGTCGAGGAGGTGTACGCGCCGATCCTCGACCATGGAGTGGCGGTGATCCTCACGGACCCGCCCACGGCAGAGGTGATCAAGTCGGCCGCGAACGCGTTCCTGACCACCAAGATCTCGTTCATCAACGCGATAGCCGAGGTGTGCGAGTTCGTCGGGGCGGATGTGAACACGGTCGCCCATGCGATCGGCGCCGACAGGCGGATCGGGCACGAAGGGATGCGGCCGGGCATCGGTTACGGCGGCGGTTGCCTGCCCAAGGACGTGGCGGCCTTCACGCACCGGGTCGGCGAGCTGGGCGCGCGGAACGCGTACGGGCTCCTGATGGCCGTCGAATCGATCAACGCCGACCGGATCCCGGCGGCGATCAGGCTGATCGAGAAGGCGCACGGCGGCCCGATCGACGGCTGTACCATCGCGTTCCTCGGAGCGGCGTTCAAAGCCGGCACCAGCGACGTACGCGACTCGCCCGCCCTGCGCCTGGCCGGGAAACTGGCCGAACGCGGCGCGACACCGGTCGTCTACGACCCCGAGGCCATCGCCGCCGCCCGCGAGCTGCACCCCGAACTCGGCTACGCCGACACCGCCGAGCAGGCCATCGCGGACGCCGATCTCGTCGTGCTCGCCACCGAGTGGCCGGAGTTCACCGCCGACCCCAAGCTCCCCGCGGACACCGCCGACCTGGTACGCCGCCGGGTGCTGGTGGACGTGCGCAACGCCGTCGAGTCGGGTCCGTGGCTCGCCGCCGGATGGGAGGTCTGGCAGCTCGGCAGCCGGCCTCAGCGTCCGTAG
- a CDS encoding ABC transporter substrate-binding protein, with amino-acid sequence MAAALAAVAVTALAAACGGGGGSSGGDTAKTEVRLGFFPNITHSTALVGVQKGFFAKALGSDVTLKTSTFNAGPAATEAIFSDAIDATYIGPNPAINAWSKSKGEAIKIVAGAASGGVFLVVKPGINGIEDLKGKKIATPQLGNTQDVALRYWLKEKGIETDTKGGGEVSILPQENAQTLQTFATGDIDGAWVPEPFASRLVQESKGKILLTEADLWPNKQFVITHLIVRQQFLKEHPDLVKKLIEAHVESNAYIQSDPAGAKESVNAELKELSGKPIAQAVLDSAFGNITFTNDPIASSLVGSADHAQKVGLLDPVDLNGIYDLTILNEVLAAKSQPAVSDK; translated from the coding sequence ATGGCAGCGGCACTGGCCGCGGTCGCGGTGACAGCCCTCGCGGCGGCCTGCGGAGGAGGTGGGGGGTCCTCCGGCGGCGACACGGCGAAGACCGAGGTCCGCCTCGGTTTCTTCCCCAACATCACGCACTCCACGGCTCTGGTCGGGGTACAGAAGGGCTTCTTCGCCAAGGCGCTCGGCAGCGACGTGACGCTGAAGACCTCGACCTTCAACGCCGGACCGGCCGCGACCGAGGCGATCTTCTCCGACGCCATCGACGCGACCTACATCGGACCGAACCCGGCCATCAACGCCTGGTCGAAGTCCAAGGGCGAGGCCATCAAGATCGTCGCAGGCGCGGCGTCCGGTGGCGTGTTCCTCGTGGTCAAGCCCGGGATCAACGGCATCGAGGACCTCAAGGGCAAGAAGATCGCCACGCCTCAGCTCGGCAACACCCAGGACGTCGCGCTGCGCTACTGGCTCAAGGAGAAGGGGATCGAGACCGACACCAAGGGCGGCGGCGAGGTCTCGATCCTCCCCCAGGAGAACGCCCAGACCCTGCAGACCTTCGCCACCGGCGACATCGACGGCGCCTGGGTTCCCGAGCCCTTCGCGAGCCGCCTGGTCCAGGAGAGCAAGGGCAAGATCCTGCTCACCGAGGCCGACCTCTGGCCGAACAAGCAGTTCGTGATCACGCACCTGATCGTGCGGCAGCAGTTCCTCAAGGAGCACCCCGACCTGGTGAAGAAGCTGATCGAGGCGCACGTCGAGTCCAACGCCTACATCCAGTCGGACCCGGCGGGCGCCAAGGAGTCGGTCAACGCGGAGCTGAAGGAACTGAGCGGCAAACCGATCGCGCAGGCGGTCCTGGACAGCGCCTTCGGCAACATCACCTTCACCAACGACCCGATCGCGTCCTCCCTCGTCGGCAGCGCCGACCACGCCCAGAAGGTCGGCCTGCTCGACCCGGTGGACCTGAACGGCATCTACGACCTCACGATCCTCAACGAGGTCCTGGCGGCCAAGAGCCAGCCGGCGGTGAGCGACAAGTGA
- a CDS encoding ABC transporter ATP-binding protein, whose amino-acid sequence MTAPIQELRPGRTDGHEPAVRLGAVSKVYGRELLALDQVTLSVDRGEFVCLLGASGCGKSTLLNLVAGLDRPTAGEIDTRDARIAMMFQEPALFPWLTVSGNIELALRVTSSGRNTTKKERRARAAELLEIVHLADFGGKRPHELSGGMRQRVALARALAQDADVLLMDEPFGALDAMTRDLLHDELERIWRERELSVLFVTHNVREAVRLGDRVVLLSSRPGKVIEDFPVTLPRPRRTDSAEVAEPASTITDRLRQEVLRHAKPAARPPVGAGIEK is encoded by the coding sequence GTGACGGCTCCGATACAGGAGCTGCGCCCCGGCCGGACCGACGGGCACGAGCCCGCGGTCCGGCTGGGCGCGGTTTCCAAGGTGTACGGCAGGGAGCTCCTGGCCCTTGACCAGGTCACGCTTTCGGTGGACAGAGGCGAGTTCGTCTGCCTGCTGGGAGCGTCCGGCTGCGGCAAGAGCACGCTGCTCAACCTCGTCGCCGGCCTGGACCGCCCCACGGCCGGAGAGATCGACACCAGGGACGCCCGCATCGCGATGATGTTCCAGGAGCCCGCTCTGTTCCCCTGGCTCACGGTCTCGGGGAACATCGAGCTGGCGCTCCGGGTGACGAGCTCGGGCAGGAACACCACGAAGAAGGAGCGCCGCGCGCGGGCGGCGGAGCTCCTGGAGATCGTTCACCTCGCCGACTTCGGCGGCAAGCGCCCGCACGAGCTGTCCGGCGGCATGCGCCAACGGGTCGCGCTCGCCAGGGCCCTCGCCCAGGACGCCGACGTGCTCCTCATGGACGAGCCCTTCGGCGCCCTCGACGCGATGACCCGTGACCTGCTCCACGACGAGCTGGAGCGGATCTGGCGGGAGCGGGAGCTGTCCGTCCTGTTCGTCACCCACAATGTGCGCGAGGCCGTACGGCTCGGCGACCGGGTCGTCCTGCTGAGCAGCAGGCCCGGCAAGGTGATCGAGGACTTCCCGGTGACGCTGCCGCGGCCACGCCGTACCGACTCCGCCGAAGTGGCCGAACCGGCCTCCACCATCACCGACAGGCTGCGCCAGGAGGTGCTGCGCCACGCCAAGCCGGCGGCGCGGCCGCCCGTCGGCGCCGGGATCGAGAAGTAG
- a CDS encoding ABC transporter permease: protein MTADLSQHIAGLDALELSNRERQSLASRLWARSWPMISAIVLVLAVWELVVLSGWRPEYVLPGPVTVLADLWNRLGEAEFYQALGVTMRRAITGFAIAVLVGLVVGAAVSRVRPLRAALGSLITGLQTMPSIAWFPLAILFFKLSESAILFVVVLGAAPSIANGLIAGVDYTPPLLLRAGHILGLRRLALYRHVILPASLPSFLSGLKQGWAFAWRSLMAGELLVIIAHQTSIGEQLDNARELSDAPGLLATMIVILVIGIVVDMCFGAADNALRRRWGLDQRVG, encoded by the coding sequence ATGACTGCTGATCTTTCCCAGCACATCGCCGGTCTGGACGCGCTGGAGCTGTCCAACCGGGAGCGGCAGAGTCTGGCTTCGAGGCTCTGGGCCAGGAGCTGGCCGATGATCTCGGCGATCGTCCTCGTCCTCGCCGTCTGGGAGCTGGTCGTGCTCAGCGGGTGGCGCCCGGAGTACGTCCTCCCCGGCCCGGTGACCGTCCTGGCGGATCTGTGGAACCGCCTCGGTGAGGCCGAGTTCTACCAGGCCCTGGGCGTGACGATGCGCCGCGCGATCACCGGGTTCGCGATCGCGGTGCTGGTCGGGCTCGTGGTCGGCGCGGCCGTGTCGCGGGTCCGGCCCCTGCGGGCGGCGCTCGGCTCCCTGATCACGGGCCTGCAGACCATGCCCTCCATCGCGTGGTTCCCGCTGGCGATCCTGTTCTTCAAACTCAGCGAGAGCGCGATCCTGTTCGTGGTCGTCCTGGGGGCCGCGCCGTCGATCGCCAACGGGCTGATCGCCGGCGTGGACTACACCCCTCCGCTCCTGCTCCGTGCCGGGCACATCCTCGGCCTGCGGCGCCTGGCGCTCTATCGGCACGTCATCCTGCCCGCGTCGCTGCCGTCGTTCCTGTCGGGGCTCAAGCAGGGCTGGGCGTTCGCGTGGCGGTCCCTGATGGCGGGCGAGCTCCTCGTGATCATCGCTCACCAGACGTCGATCGGCGAACAGCTCGACAACGCCCGGGAACTCTCCGACGCGCCCGGCCTCCTCGCGACGATGATCGTGATTTTGGTCATCGGCATCGTCGTGGACATGTGTTTCGGCGCGGCCGACAACGCCCTCCGGCGTCGCTGGGGGCTCGACCAGCGCGTCGGCTGA
- a CDS encoding FBP domain-containing protein — protein MIPVGEKEIRGSFVNCSKGEARRINLPRGLSEIPWADLDFLGWLDPGAPDRGYLVTERRGELVGVTLRLTRDVRRSYAKSTVCSICVTPHAGTGISLFVAPRVGAAGRQGNTVGTYMCADLACSLYVRDKKKTELGVRFETLGNEERIMRAVVNLEGFLDKVFDGDLSSDVA, from the coding sequence ATGATTCCGGTCGGTGAGAAGGAGATACGCGGATCCTTCGTCAACTGCTCCAAGGGGGAGGCGCGCAGGATCAACCTGCCCAGGGGCCTGTCGGAGATCCCCTGGGCCGACCTTGACTTCCTGGGCTGGCTCGACCCCGGCGCGCCCGACCGCGGCTACCTGGTCACCGAGCGACGCGGCGAGCTCGTCGGCGTCACCCTGCGCCTCACCCGGGATGTGCGCAGGAGCTACGCCAAGAGCACGGTCTGCTCGATCTGCGTGACACCCCACGCCGGCACCGGGATCTCCCTGTTCGTCGCACCCAGGGTCGGCGCCGCGGGCCGCCAGGGCAACACGGTCGGCACCTACATGTGCGCCGACCTGGCCTGCTCCCTCTACGTGCGGGACAAGAAGAAGACCGAGCTCGGCGTGCGGTTCGAGACGCTCGGCAACGAGGAACGGATCATGCGAGCCGTCGTCAACCTGGAGGGCTTCCTGGACAAGGTCTTCGACGGCGATCTGAGCTCGGACGTGGCCTGA
- a CDS encoding DUF4262 domain-containing protein, whose amino-acid sequence MSDQPVCHCLLCVEQEVELDEADLAMLRSVRNRGWAVVMIPEDEDGPGWAFTVGLWHTLRSPEVVMLGLRVDVMGNCLNTLADQIAAGHHLVEGRERDDVIRNYPVVAKTVDTSWYRSLFGTALHFYQRPPLPFMEIVWPDAAGRFPWNDGCAPRLRELQPALWIPKDDHAPGPWTKLP is encoded by the coding sequence ATGTCTGACCAGCCGGTATGCCACTGCCTGCTCTGCGTCGAGCAGGAGGTGGAGCTCGACGAGGCCGATCTCGCGATGCTGCGAAGCGTCCGGAACCGGGGGTGGGCGGTTGTCATGATCCCGGAGGACGAGGACGGTCCCGGCTGGGCGTTCACCGTCGGGCTGTGGCACACGCTCCGCTCCCCCGAGGTGGTCATGCTCGGCCTCCGGGTGGACGTGATGGGCAACTGCCTCAACACCCTGGCCGACCAGATCGCCGCCGGACACCACCTGGTCGAGGGCCGGGAGCGGGACGACGTGATCAGGAACTATCCGGTCGTCGCGAAGACCGTGGACACCAGCTGGTACCGGTCGCTGTTCGGCACCGCGCTGCACTTCTACCAGCGGCCCCCGCTGCCCTTCATGGAGATCGTCTGGCCCGACGCCGCGGGCCGCTTCCCCTGGAACGACGGCTGCGCCCCGCGACTCCGGGAGCTCCAGCCCGCGCTCTGGATCCCCAAGGACGACCACGCCCCGGGCCCCTGGACCAAACTTCCCTGA